The proteins below come from a single Bacteroidales bacterium WCE2004 genomic window:
- a CDS encoding 23S rRNA (cytosine1962-C5)-methyltransferase: protein MAEFPSPSWKDYELIDSGAGEKLERFGAYVLARPEPKALWDKSLPEAEWRRLAHTTFTPGAGFGKAGKEDSGTWNRLKKMDDQWYIQYKNADGLALDLRLGLTSFKHVGVFPEQAPNWDYIYRQTRALAAKGRTPRVLNLFAYTGGASLAAKAAGADVTHLDSVRQVVTWARGNMEHSGMDGIRWIVEDAMKFAQREARRGNRYDGIILDPPAYGHGPDGEKWKLDECLFGMLRSVGEILAPKDSFMVLNLYSNGYSALLGETVVRQAMSVGAIESGELALNDRFGKALPLSIVVRMTRL, encoded by the coding sequence ATGGCAGAATTTCCCTCTCCTTCCTGGAAAGACTACGAGCTGATCGACAGCGGCGCAGGCGAGAAACTGGAGCGCTTCGGCGCCTATGTGCTCGCACGCCCGGAGCCCAAGGCCCTGTGGGACAAATCCCTGCCTGAGGCCGAGTGGCGCCGGCTCGCGCACACGACCTTCACGCCCGGCGCCGGTTTCGGCAAGGCCGGCAAGGAGGACAGCGGCACCTGGAACCGCCTCAAGAAGATGGACGACCAGTGGTACATCCAGTATAAGAACGCAGACGGCCTCGCGCTCGACCTGCGCCTCGGCCTGACTTCGTTCAAGCACGTGGGCGTGTTCCCCGAGCAGGCCCCCAACTGGGATTATATCTACCGGCAGACCCGCGCCCTCGCGGCGAAGGGCCGCACCCCCAGGGTGCTCAACCTCTTCGCCTACACGGGCGGCGCCTCGCTGGCCGCCAAGGCTGCCGGGGCCGACGTGACCCACCTGGACTCCGTCCGGCAGGTGGTCACCTGGGCCCGCGGCAACATGGAGCACAGCGGGATGGACGGCATCCGCTGGATCGTCGAGGACGCGATGAAATTCGCGCAGCGCGAGGCGCGCCGCGGCAACCGCTACGACGGCATCATCCTCGACCCGCCCGCCTACGGCCACGGCCCGGACGGCGAGAAATGGAAGCTGGACGAGTGCCTGTTCGGGATGCTCCGCTCGGTGGGCGAGATCCTCGCCCCGAAGGACTCCTTCATGGTGCTCAACCTCTACTCCAACGGCTATTCCGCCCTGCTGGGCGAGACGGTCGTGCGCCAGGCGATGAGCGTCGGCGCCATCGAGAGCGGCGAACTCGCCCTCAACGACCGTTTCGGCAAGGCCCTTCCGCTGTCGATCGTCGTGCGGATGACCCGGTTATGA
- a CDS encoding translation initiation factor 1 — MAQQDWKSRLGVVYSTNPDFQYQTEQDAPEADTLPPQKQRLVVRIDRRRRAGKQVTLVDGFVGRADDLSALAKTLKTRCGVGGTVEEGQILIQGDLRDKLVTLLTGLGYNVKRGN; from the coding sequence ATGGCACAACAGGACTGGAAAAGCCGGCTGGGGGTGGTGTATTCCACCAACCCCGATTTTCAATATCAGACGGAGCAGGACGCGCCTGAGGCGGACACGCTGCCGCCTCAGAAGCAGCGGCTCGTGGTCCGCATCGACCGGCGCCGGCGCGCCGGCAAGCAGGTCACGCTCGTGGACGGATTCGTCGGACGCGCCGACGACCTGTCCGCCCTCGCCAAGACGCTCAAGACGCGCTGCGGCGTGGGCGGCACCGTCGAGGAGGGCCAGATCCTCATCCAGGGCGACCTGCGCGACAAGCTCGTCACCCTGCTCACCGGCCTGGGATACAACGTCAAACGGGGCAATTAG